Genomic segment of Cataglyphis hispanica isolate Lineage 1 chromosome 23, ULB_Chis1_1.0, whole genome shotgun sequence:
GACAAAATATCATAcgctataataaaacattaatcaacctataatatttcttcgcCTAatcaatctataatatttttatagatataatatttttgatctaCAATTATGGATTTAGTATGGATACGCACCAGGTCGTTTTACCGTGGCACCGAAAAGTGAACTTGGCCGTGATGTAGTTTCGCCAGCTTTAAAAATGGATTCAATTGACGCTACTGTATCAAGAAAAAACGTCTTTCGAATAACGGCGACATAGCGCTTCtcttcaaaaagaaatatcttatGCAGGATTCATATGCATGCATTCGATATTCAACGTATAATGCCTGATATCCAATAGAGGAGCTTGTTTTCTAGTGATTCTAACTAGCAATATTTTGGGATCTAAAGATGAAAGTTTTCTAGTGTGGAATCCTGCATTGTCATAGATGTAAAAATCACTCGGATCCGTTCTCGTTATCTCGTAATCTCGTTAGCTTCTGCTCTTGCTCctatttcgattttttcgtGGCTGTCTTTCAAACGAAGAcgtcgtaaaaattaaaatcagaaatGGGAATCGGTGCCACGTTGTACAATGTCGTTCTTAGACGTACATCTACATTTACGATCGTCGTTGTAGCTTCCGCCTTCGTTTTCGAAAGGGGATTTGATTTGGCAGCCGACAAGATTTTCGACACTATTAACAAAGGggtaaatatacatttctctatatattatatttgttttgcatttta
This window contains:
- the LOC126857909 gene encoding cytochrome b-c1 complex subunit 9, with translation MGIGATLYNVVLRRTSTFTIVVVASAFVFERGFDLAADKIFDTINKGKLWKHIKDKYEQ